gcctaaaatatttaaagtcCAGATACAAATAACATATAATTTGgttatttattgttttcagTTGAATCAATGTTAACCAAAAAGTTAGGCAACAActtgaaattgaataaaaactCTTACATCAATTCCCCCGTGGGGCGAATGTCCAAATTAGTACTCGCTTTTGTACAAATAGTTAGAAGACAGAAAGTATttaaatggagtagtataataaaataataataataataataataataataacaatagtaattattaaaattattatcaaaggttatataaatatgtggtTGTGGTTGGGTGGGGGCTAGCAAATTCAATTAGGAATTGGCGTTATGTCTCGCGATAAGGGAACAAAAGTCGTTGTCTTGTCTTTTGCCATAtactaagaaataaaaaatttaaattgagaggaattttatttttatttctcttttggTTAGTTTCAAAGCGTCGGTAGTTATGTTAGTTATGCTATTTAGTCATTTCTTTGATTTATCATTGTCTGTGTATAAATGTACTACTAcctttttccccaaattttgacatactTTGACCCGAAacaatttttaagaaatgtaatagaaagtgagttgaaaaaattggtgggatgtgagtcatgcttttaaagtattagttttataataaaatgtgaagaaTAAGttattagtggaatatgagattcactattaaaaatggtaaaagtaaagtgtgtcaaattttcaaggaTGAAGCGAAATGATAAACTGTGTTAAAATTTGGTGACAGGTAAGTATGTCAGAATTATAGAGCACGAGATATATGTGAGTAACCATATTTTAAATAGATGCAAGACTTTAATAGATTTTAGTCAACTTGCAAAACAAAAACGAAgcaattgacaaaaaaaaggCGATTGGCCGTTGCAACAGTGAGTGGCTAAATGCTAATCTAGCACTTTACTTCACAAAGGGTCAAgctactactcccttcgttccatagtaataggggcgtttttccatttccgtatgttccatagtaatagaggcatttccctttttagtaattaacatatttttccacacctactttaccctctcttacttttttctatttttatctctctatctttttcattttccactttattctctctttacttaactcacctaatacaattttttttaatctgcgtgccaaaaagttttgcctccattactatggaacggagggagtattattcatACTCAAAAGACCCCATCAATACAGTACACACATCATaactttgattaattaaagattgaacagctaattaattaaagccCACTAACTATTCTAGGCCTGAGATGATTAATTACTTTCTCGTTATTTTGAAAGTGCACAAATATTAATTGGACGAATATACAAACAGTCACAACTCACAAGCATGTGatgtttattttcttctatttttttgcaGGTTTGTTTTATTGAGTGAGTTATTCAACTGATAGGGACTAATTAAGGACTTGTTCGTGTTTAGGGGGCGGGggttatttaaatttaagtgtTATTCACGTAAAGCTGAATCTTGGAAGAGTTCCATTtcactagtattttatttatctttttttatttttatatatgcaagttgaattttattatatttggaaTCTTTGAATTCTTGCGTTGtgttatgaaaattaatatttgaacTGGCTTAACACCTATACTATCACATTGCACATAGCCCCATATGTAGTAAGTATATGTTAATGTCACATAATAATTCTACAATTCTATCTCGGGATGAAATATGGATTAAATCCCAGCTGATCGAACAACACTGATAAGACATATCTAATCCACCTAATCAAAACACCCCTAAAAATAGGATACTATACATATTATCCCGATAATACTTGAAATatcaacttttaattaaagaaatctAGCATCTTAGGagaatcaaaatatttaatatactttcAATAAGCCAACACATTTAATTTTCGTTTAAGTAGGCAAACAATAAAATTCTTGGCGCACTTTTTGTTTGCATTTAATCTTTAAAAGTGTGCCGAATTGAAGTGTCATTGTTTACGAAGTTAAAcgaaaattatgtgttgacttATCGAATGATGTAGAATAACAACTAACAAGATCTATTCAATGAGAATCCCTTAAAGACTTATCAACTCAACGAGTATCCATTTTTTATCAGCTAAAAGAAAagagttataattatttggtggtggtggttgaGATTGAGACTGGAGCAAGAGTTcattaatatatcaaattcattttccttGTGTGATGCTAACTTAACATAGTGCACCACCAACAACCACCATAGGAAAACCCAACTCAACAACAATGTCAACAAAGAAATTCCCATCCAAGAAACTCTTGACATGAGGCTGCAGACAAACATGATATAGGTTTGGGTGCTCAATATAGGAGCACCACAGCCATTGACAACATCAGTGTACTTGCAACAAGCGCATGATACTCTATCCGTTCCTTTATGAAGTCTCCATACagatatttgattaaattcaaGCTATAACTGAAGGCATGTAGTGAATGGAGCAGGTAGTGTGGATTCAACCAACATACAAAAGGTCACACAAATCAATCAAGCAAATTTTCCATATCCCAGGAACAGCCTCCAGAAGATAGTATGCTCTGAATAAAACCATATGAAGCCAGGGGAtctataaaatcataaaaaaatgtcagtCTCCCACAACAAACTTGGAGTGAAACAGCTTATCATACGCtggaaaaagaaacaaatggAATATTGCCATATCAAGAGAGCCAAGAGCCAGCCAAATGAGGATGCTTCAATTTTGTGAAGGCAATAAGGAAAAAGATGGCCACATTAAGTCATCTAGATTTCGGTGTCACAGAGACGGATTGTCAGATCAGATACCATCCTACGGGCAAATGGAATATAACTCAAGCTGTACCTGCAATGACCCAAATGGTGAAACAATTAGTACACTAATCAAAAAATGGGAAAGGTAAGGGCTATCAGCAGACTTCATAATGTGTCAATGCATATGCACTCAACTCAGCATATTTTATTCAGCAGATTATGTGACTACTTCACTGATGTCAAAACTTTAAAGTATCACCCTTACTCATGGGCAACATTTACAAAGATTTTAGCTGTTTGATACTTTTTCTCCAAAAGTAATTTAACGTTGAAAGGTATCTTAGACACAAGtagttacaacttacaagtCTTACTTGGTGAAAGACGAATTACAAGTCctttttttatcattctttACTTAGGCACAAATTTTTACTCATGGCATGGGTACATTTTTTAAGACAAAGGTTTTACTAGCAAAATGGGGATATTGTAAGTGTCTCTTCTTATGggataaaatgttaaaagaaTGTTTTTGATATAGTTATGGATCTAATTGTAATATTGTATAtccttctttcttcttcttttactCTTTGGAATGTCCCAAATATCAAGACACCACATGTTCAATAAGTTATGTAACTAATGGCTTCTGATTGGAAATTCTATGAGTTGGCAATCTGCGGTTACTATCAGTAGCATAAATTCAGGATTCCTATCTTAGATTTCTATGCTGGGGATGAGAAAGTTTCATCCAAATAATTACAGAGATAGATAGTGAATTCACAAGTTTTTTGTCTGACACAGTAAAAAAGTCTAAAGATGATGTATATCCAAAAAGCATAAATTCTATTTCACGGGCAATGATGCATGGGGAAGTTAGAAAGAATGACAATCATAATCCATTCATAAACTTGTTATTGCCACTAAACTATAACGAGCTTAAGGAAGTTATAATAGTATGAAATATCAGTCAGTTAAAGTCATACCAGGCTAGCAAAATTAGATGATGTGTATGTGAAACAGTAAAGAAGATGTAAACGATAGAATGTAAGACTAGATAGATGTACAATAACACTTACCAAAATAGAGCACAAATTTCACATATCACGGCAATTAAGGTAAGAATCTTACTGTGGATCTGCAATACAGAAAAAGAAGCACTAGATAAAGATATAGCTTATACATGAATGTACCAATCAACAAGTTGACAAGAAATTATGAGGTGCATTCATATGGGATAGGAAAGATATGACATTATATTCAATATCGAGTTTAGCTAGAATGACTGGGAATAACTGAATAAGTTAACTAATTTTCAGATAGCAAACTTACACTGGTTAGCAGAATTGCCTATGCTGATATGCATAATAAGGAGGGTGTAAGTGTGTTACCACTGGCTAATGAATTGTTAGTACATTTCTTACCCAGCTACCAGAACATTAGGTTATGTTTGGTTAAGTTCAGCTAAAACAGTCCCTTCCCTTGTTCCTTCACTGATGACTGAACACAGCCAGATAATACTTTTTTATGCATCTGCATACTagattatcaaaattttcaacagacttagtttaatttttttcataaacgCCAAAAGTCATCGATACATTCTGTTTGCCGGATACAAGCACAATGAAGTCACTTCCCGATATCAGCGACCTAAAAGACTTGTAAATGCATGCATATCATCAGGACATTGTGTTTACTTCACTTCCCGATATCAGCGACCTAAAAGACTTGTAAATGCATGCATATCATCAGGACATTGTGTTTCTAATAAACCGTTATTACACTATACTCCTCTTATAAgggcatttttttttatagttttacattttaattatccAATTTAATCCAGTAAGCTTACCAAAAGAGCACAAACAAGAGCCACGATCACACATCCGCCGTAGATTGCTGTAGCATATATACGGGCATCATCAAGCATCATGCGGAGCTGTTGCTTAGGTCCAATGACGAAAGCTGTGCTGCCAATTAGAGTCCTGATCAGAACCTCAGTGAATATATCCAAggaaaacaaaacacaaaactTAACTTCacttattagtatatatataatcgcAATATTGTACTATTCCCATTGATCTTCACATACAAAAGTTCTTGTTTTTCGTTCTGCCACCAACAAGTTGGCGATAGACAAACCATTATCTTTTGTCAAGAAGAAAATACTCGTTACAATCCAACTCATGCTAAAATGTTTCCAACTTGTACGTAGAGACCACTATAACGAATGTCCACCCTACCTTACTGCGTCCGCAGACATACTTTGCATCATAAAAGACCAATCTTTAAGCagactaaaaaattaaacagatAGAACCATGTCCACgagaatcaaaattaatttaattggatAATCTTGAATTTTGCTACCATGATCCTAGAAAGGGAATCTTCTTTTCGCCCATGTCAACTTCAAAAAGGAATAATGCCACccaaaaaaccaaaacaaacaaCGTTAAAATAATGCATCAACCACAATGTACCTCCCAACTGCCAGCACATTGCCAAAGGTAAATAATACCGCGAATTTGATGGGTTTCGCAAAAACAATCAACGACTGCGATGGAAATTAATCAAAGTAAAGGTGGTTAAAATCAATCCTCACTCATAGCGATATGTTGAGAAGATTGAACAATTCAAGAGGGATCTTCATACCAAGAGCATACAAACAATTCCAGCTAGTAAACAAGCACCGAACCCATATATCCTCTGTTCaattaagaagaaaataacaaacagCAAAAGTGAATCAAGGTAGGTTTTTGGTAAAGATTGAACTAATACATCGATTCGAATCATGAGTTATTTGATGGTATTACCTGCATAGGAGATAGAGCGCAGAGACCTTCAGTCCCTTCAACAAAGTAATCTTGCTGTTCTTCATCATCTTGGCCAGAACTCCACATTGTCCagaatttcacaattttttgtttaatcaaatcaaatcaactCAACAGCTTATTATAAGTCTAGTTTTTTGGAGGCTTTAGTTTATAAGGGGGTGGAAATTAGAATGTGCAAAGAGTCTGAGGATGGATTTGCAAAtaccataaatttattttcatttttgtaataatccattttcttttgtttttctaataAGAATTCTACACTTTATAGTttaatgattaatatttttgttgctTTAAATACTTGATAAATACTGtgaatgaatttttaaaatatgaataaatgttttaaataatgcaaaattgtttgattatactattaaataaaattgtttatagTTACATCACAATATCACATAACTAAgatactattaaaaaatttcctagcaaattaattaatttcctagGAGATTTGGGGGACTCACATTGTAAATTTCTTTTCATCGTCTTCACCTCAAAACCCCACTGAATAGAAAAAAACCCTCCGCCGCGAAGGAGCTCTGCGCAGAAGAAATCATGTCGTCGACGCTGCTGGAGGTGACGCGTGCCTCGCACGAGGAGGTGGAGCGTCTCGAGCGGCTCGTCGTCAAGGATCTCCAGACCGAGCCGCCGACCAACAGGGACCGCCTCTACCAGAGCCACCGAGTTCGCAACATGATTGAGCAAATTATGGACACCTCTAACAAACTCGTAAAGTCTTAATGCGCTTATGCAATGTCTCAGTAATTTTTAGCGATTGATTCGGTTTGAAATGagatttttgtgtttgtttgttgtGGTTATTTTTGTTCCTAGGTCGAGATTTATGAGGACAGAGACAATGCGAGGAAGGATGAGATTGCAGCTCTTGGTGGACAGAGTTCGACGTCGGCGAATGTTAACGTATTTAGTGCATTTTACGATAGATTAAAAGAGGTTTGTAATTCTAGGGTTGTATGGTGTTTTCTGCTATTTCGTGGATGATTTTTCATGGTATAATTTGTTGGTATGCAGATAAGGGAGTACCATAGGCGGCATCCAGCTGCGCGATATGTTGACACTACTGATGAGTATGAACATCTTCTCAAGGAGGAGCCGGTCATTGAGTTCACTGGGGAGGTTTgttcttttgatttttaataattgaagaaCAAATACACTAAACAAATATACTTGAAACTAGAAACTTTGGGTTTGAATTAGTATATGAAAGTTGAAAGGGCAATGTTCGATGGAAATGCTCTTTAATTGTCCCAGTTTTGAACTATGTTTCTTAAAAGAGGATATGTCATCTTCACATTGGATGTTTTCCTTAGAAACCTCACTTGTGATCCTGTAAGCTAGCAGACTTGCAGTtttataattatcatttttcttgattttatttcagGAAGCCTTTGGACGGTACCTTGATTTACATGAACTATATAATGAGTACATCAACTCCAAGTTTGGGCAGCAAATTGAGTACTCTGCTTATCTTGATGTATTTTCAGATACAGGGAAGATGTCAAGCAAATTGAAGTTGACCAGGTAtataatgattaatttatCTGGAAATGAATGCTACAAATAACGTTGCATCTGCTCTTTTAGCTGGGGCTGGCTGGTATGTCTTTGGACCTCTCCGGCTGCCTTGCATCCTTCTTCATCTGCAGATGTTAAACACacaaatttgttaaaatagtATTCATTCTGTATTGTTTTGAGACCTCCCCCCAATTGAAAATGAGATAAAGTTCCATGTTCTCTGTCATCCATCTTGCTCGCTGTTCATCCCTTTCCCTTGTTTTGAACAGACAATACCGGGATTATATGCAGAAACTTCTGGAATATCTTATATACTTTTTTGAGCGGACAGAACCTTTGCAAGATCTTGGGAGAATATTTTCAAAGGTTAGCTTCCAAACTTCTTGTTATTTAGTCCAATACCTTGACCTTTTGCACATTAGATGCCATAAACTCttttaaatatgaactatGCCAACTTTGTTATGGTTTCCATGTTTGATCCCATGAAGGAGTGTGTGATTAATAATTGATTGGCCTTTTGGTTAACTTCAGTTCGCTTTAATATCCGAAAGCCTTTCTCTTTGGCAGGTTGTTACTGAATTTGAAGAGCTATGGACTAGCGGACTGATTCAAGGATGGCAGAGTGAGAATCATGAAAATGGGAATATCAAACAGCACGAGGCATTGATTGATCTTGATTATTACAGTACAGTTGAACAACTAATGGAAGTAGGACCTGAGAAGTTAAAGGAGGTGTGACTGCATTTCATTACATTTGTTGCATTCTTCTTTAGCCAATATTAGTATTATGctgttttgaagaaaaattaatgaattggCATGTATTTCTGATGGGTTGCAAACTTGCAATGTTTGTTCACGTGAAAAGAAAAGCTTAGGTGGTTGCTGGTATAAAGCTATAtatcagtaaaaaaaaaagtaatgccTTCTGCATAAGCCAATAAAGGGAACTGGTTGGTCTGCCGAGTAATGATTGGGGTATctaaaaattgtgaaaaaaatttgggtgTGGTTGGAGAGGTTCAATCCCCACTAACCCACCCCTGGATCTGCTAATGCATGTGTACCTTTTAATTCATTCTACACCTGTATCGAATTATAATGATCATTTTGTTTCCAATTAATGACGCTATTGGTGACTGATAACTGTTTTAGGCATTGTCTGCTCTTGGTCTGAAGACAGGTGGTACGTTACAGCAGCGTGCAGAAAGGCTTTTTCTTACAAAGGTTAGTTAGGGTGTAATAATCTTATGAACTTCCATTATCTTATTGTTCACTATATTTTCCTAAccttaaaaaatttctttttctgatTATACaactagtttttttttgtcttgtaGGCTGTAGCTTATAGTTACTTCTTTGTTTTTGGGTTTATGCTTGTGATCTATAACAATGGCGACCCTCTGTTTATGAATTAACTGCGTTTTATGCATGCCgctgatcttatcaattttCTTTGCTTGCAGCATACACCACTTGACAAATTGGATCGGAAACATTTCGCCAAAGGCTCACGCAAACATGAACAAAATGGTGGCGGTGTGGCTCAGCAACCAAGTGAAGATGCGAAAGAGATTGCGTTGATGGAAgcaaagatgaaaaaaatgtgtgaCCTGTTGCATGAGGTATGCTCATGCTTGTCTCCATTCCTTTTGCTCATACCCTTCCCATGCACATGTCATGTGCATACTCTCTTATGTCCACTTACATTTTTATGGACTATAAAAGTAATCACATGATCGATGAACTCACTTGACTTCTTGTTTCTTGACTTTTTGCAGACGATTGTGCGGactaaagaaaatattgagaAGAAACATGCATTGACTTATGATGAAATCGTACAAGAACGTGAAGAGGTACTATTTCAAACTCTGTAAACTTGCCCCTTATAAGAGTAAGAGAGCATTGTATATATGTGAACAACTTATATAGGGGAAGAAAAGAAGCCTTCGTGCACAGGGAAGTAATTGGTAAAATTGCAAAGGACATTTAGATTGGGATTTATGCATGATTGCATTCCCAAATATGGTTGATCTTTAGAACTCACTTCTTTAATGAGCATTCGGTGCTCCAGTTCTGAATGTTGTCATCTTATAAAAATGTACAAGTCTAATTATCCTTATATGATTCATTCCATAACACTTCGGAGTTTGGAGTCAGCTGACACATAAAACAGTTTTTAACTTCTTATTAGAAAGATTGGTTCCACTTGTATCTGGATTGCATATAGATAATAATTTGACTTTTATTTGTATCTTGTGATCAGGATGAAGCACAACCCGAGTCTGAGAGTGACGATGAAGATCAACAGATTTACAATCCCTTGAAGTTGCCCATGGGATGGGACGGAAAGCCAATACCCTACTGGTTGTATAAGCTTCATGGGCTTGGTCAGGTAATCACAATTTATGCTCACAGTCTGGTGTTGATTATATACAATGCCTAGAAGTAATTTATCATGCACATGGGTTACTTTTCTTGTCATCTTTTCTATTAAAGCACTTGTACGGAAGGGTGTTCATGTGGTTTATTGGTAAGTGCTGACAAtcatatcaaataattttgactattgaatttttttgaatgttCATAATAATACTTCACACCAGAATTCTGCTGCCATGACTTGTTATAACCTTGTTAGTATATTTTGCTAATCCTCACAAGAACTCGTGAATGTTATCAGGAGTTCAAATGTGAGATATGTGGGAACCATAGTTACTGGGGTCGCAGAGCCTATGAACGCCACTTCAAGGAATGGAGGCACCAACACGGGATGCGATGTCTAGGAATCCCTAACACCAAGAACTTTAATGAGATAACATCAATCGAGGTACACTTcataaatattaatcatgTACTGCTTGTATTTCCTCGTTGATAATTGTCTTCGAATGGATTTTGCTATTGGAGAGGGTTTTGTTGTGTCCACATAGGCAATGGCTTGGcttaaatatcattttaggttaACCCTCCACATTTTTTATCAGTGTCTGTTTTATGAATATGCTGCGGTTTGATATTACTTGTATATCATAATGTAGGAAGCAAAACACCTTTGGGAGAGAATACAAGAAAAGCAAGGCCTTAATAAATGGCGCCCGGATCTTGAAGAGGAATACGAAGATCATGAGGGCAATATTTACAACAAGAAGACATATACAGATCTGCAACGTCAGGGTTTGATATGAGCAAACTACCAAATGCGGCTTTTGGAGTTTATCTATGGTTCTCACACAACTACATCTCAGCAGAACCGTCCAAGATTCTTTGGCTTCCCTTCTTTTGGATAAAAGTTTTATCATATTGATTGGAAGCGACCCTAACTACTTGTGTGTAGAGGCTATCTTGCtgtattattgttttttcttaGCATGGATTAGAATGACGCAGGTCATGTATGTAGCATGTAATTTTGCtaatgaaattttgttattttgtttcacAAAGCTTCCATCTACTCTGTTGCATTGGGTTTGGAATATTTTCTCAAACAGTATCTGGCTGAAATGCCTTTCTAATCACAATTGTGTatatttatcatatactcTAATTAGAGCATTTCAAAGTTCAATCATTTGGCGTTACAGAACAATTTCCTTCAATCCCAAACTGAGGCTAGTAAAATTTTCTGCATTATTAAAAGCCTAACTGTCTGTACATTACAAGTGCTTTTTGATCAACAATTTTGTACCACCCTCGTGAACAACACAGCAGAACCATTCACACTTCGAAGGACAAGCAGCCTAGAATCTACGTAAGTGCCACATACGATTTTCGACGGATCGAACAGTTCAGGCGGAACTTGCATTCTCACCTCGCGAATCACATCTTGCGCGGTTTTTATATCTCTTGTCAATGGTTCGTCCAGACTCATCGTGATATCAACATCAGACGATACAAGTTTTGCAACAGGTAGACTCGAAGGGAATTCCTTTATAGGCATAATCTTTCTCCACTTCTTGCTCGACAGTTTTTCTAGAACAGAGTCGCTGATATCCGGTGTGCTTGGACGGAGTTTGGTGGACATTTCCTCCTTTATGTACAATCGCTTCCCGGCCCTCAGCTTAGAGAGAGAAGTCACTTGTAATCTTCCACTTGTTCCGGTTTTTTCGTGGGGCCAGTCATTACCAATACCTGGCATGACTGTGAAGCATATGTCTGATTCCAACGAAAAAGTTGCATGTGGCTTGGCGAGTTTACAGACATTCAAGTGCACATCACCGATGAGGAGACGGGTTGGAGCTTGTCGAAGGGTCAGCCCTATATGACGGCCTGTGCTGTAGAGGAGACGCCATTTACCAGGCAACTGATCCAACCAATTCTGCaagcaataatttaaaaaattaaacagtGTAAATTGTGAAATCTAAGTCCCACATTTTTGGCAACATCAAAacccaataaaaaaatatcagcaAGTCACAGCTAAAAGGATTGACCAGCATAGGGTATAGATTGAAAACTGTTCAAGCATGATATTGATAGGCTTGTAGTCTTGTATAACTAGCGGACTTGGTCGGAAATTAGTTGTGGCATGTGAATTGGTATTAACTTGAGGAAATTAGAACAGATATAAAAAAGCAGATTGATTTGCACAAGAAAACTAGAAATTGCGGTAAGAAAAGGATAAGTAGCTAAGAAACTTCTTACCCTTGGCTTTGAATGAGGGTTTAGCATCTCCACTAGCTCAATGAAATGTGCAATTCTTTGTCGCTGAAAAGTTAGTACAGATACGAGATTAATAAAAACTGTCTGAAGTACCAATTTTCAGCGTGGTTCATGCATTTAAGTAATAAAATTGCACTGATTGACCCAAATCCTTATTTATGTAAATGAGGAAAGATTGAATCGGATAACATGTCTATTAGTAGTAAGCGAGATTCCCAAACAAAGACATTTGCGCATTCCTTCCCAGCTATTCTCCATTGATCATCAGACTATTTCAACATCATAAGAAACACAGAGTGCGATAAGATCTACGCAC
The genomic region above belongs to Salvia hispanica cultivar TCC Black 2014 chromosome 3, UniMelb_Shisp_WGS_1.0, whole genome shotgun sequence and contains:
- the LOC125211464 gene encoding vesicle transport protein SFT2B isoform X2 is translated as MWSSGQDDEEQQDYFVEGTEGLCALSPMQRIYGFGACLLAGIVCMLLSLIVFAKPIKFAVLFTFGNVLAVGSTAFVIGPKQQLRMMLDDARIYATAIYGGCVIVALVCALLIHNPLASYGFIQSILSSGGCSWDMENLLD
- the LOC125211464 gene encoding vesicle transport protein SFT2B isoform X1; this translates as MWSSGQDDEEQQDYFVEGTEGLCALSPMQRIYGFGACLLAGIVCMLLSLIVFAKPIKFAVLFTFGNVLAVGSTAFVIGPKQQLRMMLDDARIYATAIYGGCVIVALVCALLIHSKILTLIAVICEICALFWYSLSYIPFARRMVSDLTIRLCDTEI
- the LOC125211464 gene encoding vesicle transport protein SFT2B isoform X3, whose product is MWSSGQDDEEQQDYFVEGTEGLCALSPMQRIYGFGACLLAGIVCMLLSLIVFAKPIKFAVLFTFGNVLAVGSTAFVIGPKQQLRMMLDDARIYATAIYGGCVIVALVCALLSFRSLISGSEVNTMS
- the LOC125211169 gene encoding splicing factor SF3a60 homolog, with translation MSSTLLEVTRASHEEVERLERLVVKDLQTEPPTNRDRLYQSHRVRNMIEQIMDTSNKLVEIYEDRDNARKDEIAALGGQSSTSANVNVFSAFYDRLKEIREYHRRHPAARYVDTTDEYEHLLKEEPVIEFTGEEAFGRYLDLHELYNEYINSKFGQQIEYSAYLDVFSDTGKMSSKLKLTRQYRDYMQKLLEYLIYFFERTEPLQDLGRIFSKVVTEFEELWTSGLIQGWQSENHENGNIKQHEALIDLDYYSTVEQLMEVGPEKLKEALSALGLKTGGTLQQRAERLFLTKHTPLDKLDRKHFAKGSRKHEQNGGGVAQQPSEDAKEIALMEAKMKKMCDLLHETIVRTKENIEKKHALTYDEIVQEREEDEAQPESESDDEDQQIYNPLKLPMGWDGKPIPYWLYKLHGLGQEFKCEICGNHSYWGRRAYERHFKEWRHQHGMRCLGIPNTKNFNEITSIEEAKHLWERIQEKQGLNKWRPDLEEEYEDHEGNIYNKKTYTDLQRQGLI